The Agromyces mariniharenae sequence GTGGTCACGCCGATCCAGGCGGCGACGCCGCCGAGGATCATCAGCGCGCCGATGATGATGCCGACGATGCCGGCGAATCGGGAGCCGCCGCTGCCTCGGCGCGGCTGCTCGGTCGTGGTGCGTTGGGTGTCGTCCACCTGTCCGCTCATGGCTAGTTCCCCCTCCCCGTCGGGGGCGATTCCCGCCCTCGGGGGCAGCGTATCGGGCGGCGCCGGTCGGGCGGAAGGGCGAAAGTCCCTGTCCCGGCGCGGTGCTCCGAGTCGGCGTCGAGCGCGAGGGACGTCCGAGTCGTGCGTGCGCCGGTAGGCTCGTGGCGATGATCCGCCCGTCCCGTGCACCGCGTCAGGGCGTGCGCGCGTGATCGGCATCCTGACCGGCTTCGCGGTCATCGCCCTCGCCGTCCTCGTCGGCTGGCTGGCGGCCCGCACCGGGGTGCTCCCGCCCGAGGCGAGGCCCGTGCTCGCCCGCCTGAACTTCAACGTGCTGGCGCCGTTCCTGCTCTTCTCGGTGCTCGCGACGGCCGACGTCGGCGCGCTGTTCTCGGCGCTCCTGCCCGTCTCGGCGGTCACGGCCGTCGCGATGATGGCGATCTTCGCCCTCGTCGCGATGCTCGCATGGCGGCGCACGCTCGCCCAGACCGTGATCGGCTCCCTCGCCTCGGGGTACGTGAACGGCAACAACTTCGGCATCCCGATCGCCGTCTACATGCTCGGCGACGCCGCCTGGTCGGCGCCGGTCGTGCTGCTCCAGCTGCTGCTCTTCGCCCCGATCGCGCTCGCCGTGCTGGGCGCGAAGGTCGAGGGTCGCGCGTCGGCGTGGGAGATCGTCCGGTCGACGTTCACGAACCCGATCATCGTCGGCTCGCTCCTCGGCGTGCTGGTGGCCGTCACGGGTCTGGAGCTGCCCGCGTACGTGCTCGAGCCGATCGAACTCATCGGCCACGCCGCGGTGCCGCTCATGCTCATCGCCTACGGCCTGTCGCTGCACGGCCAGCGGCTCCTCGAGCCCGGCACCGGCCGCCGCGACGTGCTCCTCGCGTCGGCGCTGAAGCTCGTGGCCATGCCGCTCGCCGCGTGGGCGCTCGGGCGGTTCGCGTTCGGGCTCGACGGCATCGAGCTCTATGCCGTCACGGTGCTCGCCGCGCTGCCGACCGCGCAGAACGTGTTCGTGTTCGCGCAGCGGTACGAGACGGCCGAGGTGGTGGCCCGCGACACGGTCTTCGTCACCACGATGGGATCGGTCCCGGTGCTCTTCGCGGTGGCGCTGCTGCTCGGCTGACCGCACGCGGCAGGATGGTCGCGAGTGCGCTCGCCGAACCACGGGCGTGCGCGACCCTCGCGACCTGCGCGACCCTGCGACCGAAGGAGACCGGATGCCGTTCCGCACCGACGACGGACAATCCCTCGGCGAGCTGCTGCTCGCCCAGCGCCCGGCCGACGGCTACCGCTTCGAGGTGCGAGCCGGATTCGTCTACGACGACCCGGTGTCGGGGCGCCGCTACACGGTGCCCGCCCGCGCGCCAGGCGCGCCCCTGCCCGACCCCGGCGTGCCGGAGCCGGCCACGCATGGCGTGACCGACCTGGCGTCGGTGCCCATGTGGATGTGGAGCTTCATCGCGAGCTACGGTCGCCAGTCCGCGCCGGCGATCCTGCACGACGAGCTGTCGCTGGACGCGGTGGACCTCGGCGATCGACGCGCCGCCCTCGTGCAGCGCCGCGAGGACGACCGGGTCTTCCGCACGGCGCTCCGCGAGCAGCGCGTCCCGGTGCTGCGCTCCTGGCTGATGTGGGCGTGGGTCGCCGCCGACCGCGAGCGGCAGTTCGGCGGTGCGGCCGGCGTGCTGCTGCTCGTGCAGGTGATCGTCGGCGCGATCGTGGTGGTCGGGTCATCCGTCGCCGCGTTCTGGAACCCGTGGTGGCTGCTCGCGCTGCCCGCCGTCGCGCTCGCCGCCTGGCCGTGGGCGGCCGCGGGCCTCGCGACGCTCGTGCTGCTGCTCTCGGGCTCGCTCGCGGTGCTCGGCCCGCTGCTCGCGCTGCACCTCGCCGCGCTCGTGCCGTTCCGGCTCGTCGAGGCGCTCGTCGAGGTGCTCGCGGGGGGCGACCCGCGCGGCGTGCTGCGGCCGACGGTCGCGCCGCCGCCCGAGCGCCGCGACGACGGCTGAGCACTCGCGGCGTCAGATCACGGTGGTGTCGGATGCCGCGGGCGTCGCGTCGGGCGTCCAGCCGTGGAAGTGCTTCGCCCACCACGTCGCCCATGCGCCCTCGGGCTGGAGGTTGGCGCGCCGGGCCGCGAGCTCGCGGCGGTACTCGTCGCTCGCGATCGCGATCCCGAGGCGCATCGGCTCGGGCGGCGGCACGACGCGGGGCGTGGCCTCGAGGGTCTCCTGCTCGGGCACGGTCCGCGGCGCGGGCGAGAATCGGGGCTCCACGATCACGAACACCGCGACGGCCGCGAGGAGCACGCCGCTCACGACGAGCCAGCCGGTGTCGGGCTGCGGCTCCCACCAGTCGAGGATCGCGAACCAGACGACGACGGCCGCGCCGAACACGTAGAGCGCACGCGGGATGGCGGTGAGCACCAGCCAGGTGCGAACGTCGAGGGGGCAGCGGTCCCACACGATCGAGCGCTCGGTCTGCTTCTGCATGAGCTGGTTGAGCCAGACGAGCAGGGCCGCGACGAGCGCCGACGCGACGACCCAGCCGATGGTGGAGAGGCGCGGAGGCGTGCTGCCCCGGTCGATGAGGAACGCGACGGATGCCGCGGCCCCCGAGCCGTCGAGGCCGGGCACGAGCCCGATCACCCACGCGACCGCGTCGGCGACGGCCTGGATGAGCCAGGCGAACAACGCGGAGGCGCCCGAGAGGCCGGGCAGGATGGCCGCGATGACGAACGCCGCGATGGTCGAGAGGCCGAGCGACTTCTTGTCGATCACGACGAGCCTGTTGCGGATGTACTCCACCGGCTGCGGCACGGGCGGGAACTCGTCGCCGAGCAGGTGCCGCGCGGTCGGCTCCACCACCTGCACGGTGTTCGCGTAGTAGACGCCGTGGTCGAGCCAGGGCTGGCTCGTGTTGTGCACGGCGTGCTCTTCGGGGCCGAGCGCGATCGTCGAGGCTGACGGGAAGTACGCGGCCTGCCAGCGCTTGCGCGCGGCATCCTTCGTGTCGGTGATCGGACCGGCCGAGAACGGGTCCCAGATCGCCCAGTGGTTCGACCAGGCGACATGCGGCTTGCCCTCGCGCCGGTTCGCCGAGTTGCGGTCGATCCAGGTCTTCACGGGCGTGTAGACGTCCTTGCGGCCCTGCCACTTCTCGCGCCCGAGCAGCACCACCGCCGCACCCACGGTCGTGAGCCGGCGCACGTTGAAGTCGGCCGGATCGAGCTCCTCGAACAACGCGAACGTAGCCACCGCGGCGCCCTGCGAGTGCGCGAAGAGGTGCACGTCGCCGTCGCCGACGAGGTCCTTCGCCTGCGCGAGCGCGTCGCGCACGACGAGGCGCATCGCGGACGCCCGCACGGGACGCTCCTTCCACGACGCGACGTCGCCGATCGACTCGACGAGCTGGTCGAGGACGCCCTGCGCGAGGTCCTTGAACCACGGGATGAGCAGCAGCGGGCTGAGCAGCGGCAGGATCGGCGTCAGCACGACGCCGAGCAGCACCAGGAACGTCCAGACGACGACGAACGCGATCGTCGACACCACGACCCGGATGAGGTCGACGACGAGGTTGAGCCAGCGGGGGAGCAGCAGGGTCTCGCGCGGAGCGCGCAGGTGGTGCCCGAGCGTGAGCCACGACAGCACGACCATCGTGTTCCAGAACAGGCCGAGCGTGCGCGTGATCGCGCGCCACATGAACGGCACCGCCCACCGGAACACCTGCGCCCGCGTCATGGGCACGAACGACTCCGACCACCGCGCCTCGAGGATCGCGATCCTGCGCTCGACCGTCTCGACCGCGGCATCCGCTGCGTCGGGGTCGCGGTGCTTCGGGAACCGGACCGTCGCCGTGACGATCGGGGTGTCGCCCGAGAGGTCGGAGTCGTGGATCGTCACCCCATGGGTCTCGTCGGCGCCGATGATGCGGTCGCGCGCGACCCAGTCCATGCGCTCGAGGAGCGGCTCGGCCCACTCGAGGAGGATCTGGCTCTTGAACGCGTTGCCCATGCCGTGCACCACCACGAGGGCGGCGTCGAAGGTGCCGAGCTCGGGTCGGGTCGCCGACTCGGGACCCTTGGCCGGGGCGATGAGCATCTGGTCCTCCTGCGTCTCGGGCGGCGCGGGGCGCGACGCCTGACCGCACGCTAGTGGTCGGCCGATCGCCGGATCAAGCGACTTCCCCCGAACGCGGGGCGCGGCGACGGCGCAGCGCACCGTAGGCGCGCATGAGCTGCGGCACGACGACGTACACCGCGAGCGGCACGACGACGAGCGTGAGCACGAAGGCCCGCAGCACCGGATGCCACGACTCCGCGATCGGGGCGATGAGCACCATGCCGACGGCGACGAGCGGGAAGATCGCGAGCCACGTGATCACGGCGCGCACGTGCACCGACGGCGGGGCGGGGACGGCGCGGACGGTCGTGGGCGCGGCGGTCGTCGGCGCGGCCTCGACGACGGGGCTGGGGGCGGTGGTCATGGCGACTCCTCATGTCATTTCCAACTGAACGGTTGTAATTGAACCACGTCCCGATCGAATTCGCAACTGGTCGGTTGGAAATTGCTAGACTGGGGGCATGGCCTGGGACACCGAGCGCACGAAGCGACTGCTGCTGGATGCCGCGACCGCCGAGTTCAGCGAGCACGGGCTCGCCGGTGCGCGCGTCGACCGCATCGCGGCGGCCGCAGGCGTCAACAAGGAGCGGATCTACCAGTACTTCGGCAAGAAGGACGACCTGTTCGCGGCCGTGCTCGCCGCCCGCCTCCGCACGTCGATGGACGAGGTCCCGATGCGCGGGGTCGGCGCCGAGGCGGTGGGCGACTACGCCGGCCGCCTCTTCGACCACCACCTCGCCGACGGCGTCATCCCGCGGCTGGTCTTCTGGGAGGGGCTCGAGCGCGGCGCGGCCACCGCGGCCGACGCCGCGCGCGCGGCCTACCACGAGCAGAAGGTCGAGCGCTTCCGCGAGCTGCTGCCCGGCGTCGACCGCGAGGCGGCCGGCGAGCTGCTGCTCACGATCGTGTCGCTCGTGAACGCGTGGCCCGTGCTCGGCCACCTCGACGCGTTCCTCGTCGACGGCGGCTCCGACCGGGCGGCGCGCCGTCGCGCGGTGCTCGTCGCGTCGGCGTCGGCGCTCGCCCGCGACGCGATCGACGCCGCGGCATCCGCCGCCTGAGCCGCACGCTCGGCACCTCGCCGCGGCATCCGCCGCCTGAGCCGCACGCTCGGCACCCCGCCGCGGCATCCGTCGACCGCGTCGGCGAGGTTCAGGGAGAACCCTGATGCCCGCCGTTCGGGGCGTGCGTAGCGTGGGATCCGGTCGTCGAGCCGCGGACCGCAGGGGGAACTGTCACCGCGGACGGCGACCGGAGAGCCGGTCGGCACCTGGTCGCGAATCGGGTGCGACCGGCTCCCCCCGTTCTCCCCGGAATCGCCGGGACGACCAGCCCACCATCGCTCACGACGAGCGCACACGACCCGGCCGCGACGAGTCCGGCCCGACGAGCGGAGCACCCATGGACCACACGACGCGAGCCGAGCGCCTCACGCAGGCTCGACCGGCGCACGCCGCCCTGCTGCCGAAGCGGCTCGACCGCGCGGTGAGCTGGACGGACTTCCGCACCGCGGTGCGGTACGACCCGGCCAACCGGCTGCTCATCGCCGTCCCGGCCATCAGCGCCAAGCGCGCCGAGCACGCGTGGCTCGGCGAGGCCGTCACGCTGCACACGCAGCTCGGCGACGCCGACGTGTACCGCCGCGGCTACGAGCACGGCGCGGTGTACTGGTCGGAGCGCACGGGCGCGCACGAGGTGCACGGCGAGATCGCCGAGCGCTGGCTGGCGGTCGGCGGCGAGCGGTCGTTCCTCGGACTGCCGACGACCGACGAGCAGCGCCTCGACGGGCTCTCGCGCGACGCCGGCGGCTTCGCGCACTTCGAGGGCGGATCGATCTACCGCACGTCCCGCCACGGCGCCGCCATCGTGCACGGCATGGTGCGCGACATCTGGGCGCTGCTCGGCTGGGAGCGCTCGAACCTGGGCCTGCCCGTCGCCGACGTGCTCGTCGACCCGGCGACCGGAGCGATGAGCGGATGCTTCGAGCACGGCACCATCGCCTGGTCGCCGTCGCGCGGGCCCGAGATCACCGTCGCCGACGCCTGCGCCGCCCTCGACGCCTCCGACCGCGACGCGCTCGGACGGCTGAGCACCGCGTTCGCGCCAAAGGCGTAGCGGCGCGCCCCCGCTCGGCCGCATGACAGACTCGGTCGGGTGACCGCGCCGCTCCTCGACCTCGCCCCGCGCCCGTACGACGCCGACGCGATGTACGACGCGTTCGTGGAGTGGGCCGCCGGCCGGGGCTTCTCGCTCTACCCCGCGCAGGACGAGGCGATCATCGAGATCGTCTCGGGCGCGAACGTGATCCTGTCGACCCCCACCGGCACGGGCAAGTCGCTCGTCGCGGTCGCGGCGCACGCGGCATCCGTCGCCCGTGGCGGCCGCAGCTACTACACGGCGCCCATCAAGGCGCTCGTGAGCGAGAAGTTCTTCCAGCTCGTCGAGATCTTCGGCGCCCAGAACGTGGGCATGGTCACGGGTGACAGCTCGGTCAACCCGGATGCCCCGATCATCTGCTGCACGGCCGAGATCCTCGCGAACCTTGCCCTCCGGCACGGCGCCGACGCCGACGTCGACCAGGTCGTCATGGACGAGTTCCATTACTACGGCGATCCCGACCGCGGGTGGGCGTGGCAGGTGCCGCTCATCACCCTGCCGCGCGTGCAGTTCGTGCTCATGTCGGCGACGCTCGGCGACGTCACGGCCATCGCCGACGACCTCACTCGCCGCACCGGTCGCGACACCGCACGGGTCACGGGCGTCGACCGCCCGGTGCCGCTCCACTTCTCGTACGCGAAGACGCCCGTGCAGGAGACCGTCGAGGAGCTGCTCGACACCCGGCTCGCGCCCGTCTACATCGTGCACTTCTCGCAGGCCGCGGCGATGGAGCGCGCGCAGGCGCTGTCCTCGATCCGGGTCGTGTCGCGCGAGCAGCGCGACGAGATCGCCGGGGCGATCGGCGGGTTCCGGTTCACGACCGGGTTCGGCAAGACGCTCTCGCGGCTCGTGCGGGCGGGCATCGGCGTGCACCACGCGGGGATGCTGCCGCGCTACCGGCGGCTCGTCGAGACGCTCGCGCAGCGCGGGCTCCTGCGCGTGATCTGCGGCACCGACACGCTCGGCGTCGGCATCAACGTGCCGATCCGCACGGTCCTCATCACGGCGCTCTCGAAGTACGACGGCCAGCGGATGCGGCAGCTCACCGCCCGCGAGTTCCACCAGATCGCGGGCCGCGCGGGCCGCGCCGGCTACGACACGGCCGGCACCGTCGTCGTGCTGGCGCCCGACCACGAGATCGAGAACGAGGTCGCGGTGCGCAAGGCCGGCGACGACCCGAGGAAGCTCAAGAAGGTCGTGCGGAAGAAGGCGCCCGCCGGATTCGTGACCTGGGGCGAGGGCTCGTTCGAACGGCTCGTCGCCGCGGAGCCCGAGGCGCTCGTGCCGCAGCTGCAGCTGACGGCGGCGATGCTCATCAACGTGATCGGGCGGGGCGGCGACGTCGTCCGCGGCATCCGCTCGCTCGTCTTCGACAACCACCAGTCACGGGCGCGGCAGTACGAGCTCGCACGGCGGGCCCTGGAGATCCTGCGGACGCTGAAGGTCGCCGGCGTGGTCGAGATCCTCGAGCCCACCGCGCCCGGGCGCCTCGCCGACCTGCGCCTCACGGTGGACCTGCAGCCGAACTTCGCCCTCAACCAGCCGCTGTCGCCGTTCGCGCTCGCCGCGATCGAGCTGCTCGATCCCGAGACGAGCGAGCAGGGCACGGGGCACTACGCGCTCGACGTCGTTTCGATCATCGAGTCCACGCTCGACGATCCGCGGCCGATCCTCTCGCAGCAGCAGTACAAGGCGCGCGGCGAGGCCGTGGCCGCGATGAAGCGCGACGGCATCGAGTACGACGAGCGCATGGCGCTGCTCGAGGAGGTGACCTGGCCGAAGCCGCTCGACGAGCTGCTCGCCGTCACGTTCGAGACGTTCGCGTCGAGCCAGCCGTGGGTGCGCGACTTCGAGCTCTCGCCGAAGTCGGTGGTGCGCGACATGTTCGAGCGCAGCATGTCGTTCGGCGAGTACGTCTCCTTCTACCAGCTGCAGCGGAGCGAGGGGCTCGTGCTGCGGTACCTCTCCGATGCGTTCCGCGCGATCCGCCAGACCGTGCCGAGCGACGCGAAGGACGAGGAGCTGCTCGACATCATCGAGTGGCTCGGCGAGCTCGTGCGGCAGGTCGACTCGAGCCTCGTCGACGAGTGGGCCGAGCTCGTCGACCCGTCGTCGCACCTGCCCGAGGACGAGCAGGCCGTCGTGCCGCCCGCGCCGCCGTCGGTGGTCACCAATCGTCGCGCGTTCACGGTGCTCGTGCGCAACGAGCTGTTCCGGCGGGTGCAGCTCGCGGCGCTCGAGCGCGACGACGAGCTCGCCGAGCTCGACCCCGACGTCGGATGGCCCGACGCGCTCGACCGCTACTACGGCGAGCACGACGAGATCCTCACGGGCGGCCCGGCGCGCTCGCCGCGGCTCGTCACGATCGACGAATCGGATGCCGCGAGCGGCCTGTGGCGCGTCGAGCAGGTGATCGACGATCCCGCGGGCGACCACGACTGGCGCATCCGCGCCGAGGTCGACCTCGAAGCGTCCGCCGAGGAGGGCGCCGCGGTCGTGCGCGTCACCGAGGTCGTGCGGCTCTAGACCCGCTGGTCGAGTAGCGCCCGCCGGAGGCGGACGCGTATCGAGACCCGACTACGCGACGGCGAGCATGCCCGCCGCCGTCAGCGCGAGCACGAGCCCGGCCCACTGCACGGGCGCGATGCGCTCCTTGAGCACGAGCGCGGCGAGCAGGATCGTGCCCGCCGGGTACATCGCGCCGAGCACCGCCGCCACCGAGAGGTCGCCGGCGCGGATGCCGACGAGGAGCAGTCCGTTCGCCACGACGTCGACGGCGCCGCAGGCGATCGCCAGCTGCACGCCCGTCGCGGTCGTGCTGCGCGCGGGCGCGACGGCGGCGCCGACCGACGCCGGCCGCGGCATCCGATCGGCATGTGGCATGTCGCTGCGTCGCCGACGGGCGATGCCGACGAGCGCCAGCACGCCGAGCACGGAGAACATGATGGCGGCGTTCACGACGCGGTTGACGAGCAGCGGCAGTGCGCCGCTCTCCTCCGAGGTCTGGTCGATCGTGATGAAGAACGTCCCGATCGCGATGCCCGACCCGATGGCCATGAGGATGCCGCGCAGGCTCGGTCGCACGGCGCCGCGCTCGGGCACGAAGCCCACGAGCACGACCGCGACGAGCGCCAGCCCGAGCGCCCAGTAGCCGAGCGTCGCGAAGCGCTCGCCGCCGACGATGAGTCCCCACACCATGGGCACGACCGCCGAGACCAGCGCCGTGAGCGGGGAGAGGATGCTCATCGGCCCGATCGCGAGGCACGCGTAGAGCAGCGAGATCGCCACCGCGCCGGCGACGCCCGAGAGCACGCTCCAGAGCAGGTCGTCGTCGGTCCAGGTGCCGCCGAGGAGCGGGAGCGCCGCGAGGAGCAGCACGAATCCGGTCAGCGATGCGACGGCCGTGGCCAGGATGGAGCTCACCCGCTTTGCGGCGAGTCCGCCGAGGAAGTCGGCCGCGCCGAAGACGAGCGCCCCGGCGAGCGAGAAGACGGCGGTGAGCATGGTCGTCCCAGCGTATCGGCGACGCACGCGTGCTCATCCGAGCAGGGTTCGGGGTGCATGGTGCACATCTGCGCGCGATCCGTGAACACCGCATGAAAACGGGCGTACGAAGCAACGGAAACCCCTTGGCAGGGTCGGAAGCGGTGCTTAGGCTACGGGCAGTGCTCCCTGCGAACCCGACCCGACAACGTCGTCGAGCCTGAGTCCCCGCAGCGCGCACCAATGAGGCAGTGGGGATCAGAGGAGAGTCATGCCACGTCGCAGCACTGTTCAACGCCTGTCAGCCGTGGCGGTCGCCGCGGCCGGCGCCGTCGTGGCGGGAGTCCTCGCCGCACCACCGGCATACGCCGTACCGGTAAGCCACACGATCGCTCAGGTCCAAGGCACAGGGGCCGTGACGCCCCTCGCCGGCCAGACCGTGACGGTCGAGGGTGTCGTGACCGCCGACCACCGCGTCGACGGCAGCTACCGGGGCTTCTACATCCAGACGCCGGGTCCCGATACGACGCAGGGCGCATCCGACGGCATCTTCGTCCTCGTCGGCGCCGCGGCCACGCCGTCGTTCGCAATCGGCGACCTCGTGCGCGCGACGGGCGTGGCGCAGGAGTCCGGCTCCGTCACCCGGGTCAACGCCTCGGGTGCCGGCGCCTCGGTGGAGGTCGTGCAGGCCGGCTTCGGGCCGCTCGCGCCGACCAACCTGGCCGCGACCGTGCTCGGCTCCGCCCGGGAGGCGTTCGAGGGCATGCTCGTGCGCCCGACCGGGACCTACCGGGTCGTCTCGAGTCACAACCTGCAGAACTTCGGCGAGCTGTGGACGAGCGCCGGCAGCGCGATGCCGGTCGAGGCATTCGAGCAGCAGGCTCCCACGACGACTGCCGCCAACAACATCACGGCCGCGAACAACAACGCCCGCCTGATTCTCGACGACGGATGGGACGTGAACACCGCCGACGCCAGGCACCCCGGCGGCCAGCCCTACTTCACCAAGGAGCTCGTCGTACGCAACGGTGACGGCGTGACCTTCCCGACCGGTGGGGGCGTCCTGAGCTTCGGGTTCAACAACTGGCGCGTGCAGCCGCCGCTGCCGATCAACGACGCGAGCGCCGCGAACCTCAAGCCGACGTTCACCGCGGTCAACACGCGCCCGGGCCTGACCGCGCCGGCTGTGGGCGGCGATGTGACCGTCGCGGCGTTCAACGTGCTGAACTACTTCACGACGCTCACGTCGCAGAACCCCGAGGCGCGCGGCGCGGCCACGCCCGAGGAGTTCGCCATCCAGAAGTCGAAGATCATCGAGGCGATCAACGGCCTGGACGCCGACGTCGTCGCGCTCCAGGAGATCGAGAACTCGGTGAAGCTCGGTGAGGCGCCCGACGAGGCGCTCGCCGACCTCGTCGCGGGCCTCAACGCCGACGCAGGCTCGAAGGTGTGGGACTACGTGCGCACGCCTGCCGCGTTGCACGACGCCGCGATCACCGACTTCATCACCAACGCGATCATCTACAAGCCCGCGGTCGTGAAGCCGTCGGGCGAGGCGCAGACGATCATCGACGAGGCCGTGTGGGACATCGCCCGCGAGCCGATCGCCCAGACCTTCAAGTACGGCAAGTCGTTCCTGACCGTCGTGGCGAACCACTTCAAGTCGAAGAGCGGCACCGACCCGTCGCCGCAGCAGGGCCAGGACGCCTTCAACGACGAGCGTGTCGAGCAGGCGAACGACCTCCTCGAGTTCGCGAACACGCTGTCCGAGGGCAAGAAGAACGCGGTCTACCTCGTGGGCGACTTCAACGCGTACTCCAAGGAGGACCCGGTGCAGGTCTTCGCGAAGGCGGGTTGGACCGACCTCGCCTTCGCCAAGGCTCGCGGCCAGTTCACCTACACGTTCGACGGCGAGCTCGGCTCGCTCGACCACGTGCTCGCGTCGCCCGCGGCGACCGATCGGGTGACCGGGGTCGGCATCTGGCCGATCAACTCGCCCGAGTGGTCGCAGCGCGAGTACTGGGGAACGGCCGCCGAGGCCGGGACCCCGTACCGCTCGAGCGACCACGACCCGATCGTCGTGGGTGTCGGCTCGCCGAACGCGAGCACCAAGGTGGACATCGACCTCGTGACCGTGAACGACTTCCACGGGCGCATCGAGCAGGCGGCGCCGTCGGGCGGCATCGCCGCGCTGTCATCGGCGGTCAAGGAGATCCGTGCGGCGAACCCGAACACGATCTTCGCTGCGGCCGGTGACATGATCGGCGCGTCGACGTTCACGTCCTTCATCCAGCAGGATGTGCCCACGATCCAGTCGCTGAACGCGGCCGGGCTCGACGTCAGCTCCGTGGGCAACCACGAGTTCGACCAGGGCTTCGCCGACCTCACCGACCGGGTGATGCCGATGGCGCTCTGGGAGTACCTCGGCGCCAACATCTACGAGAAGGACACCACGACGCCGGCGCTCCCGGAGTACTGGATCCAGGAGTTCGAGGGCGTGCGCATCGGCTTCGTGGGTGCGGTCACCGATGAGCTGCCGTCGCTGGTGAGCCCCGGCGGCATCGCCGAGATCTCGGTGGGCGACCCGACTGAGGCCGCGAACCGCGTCGCGGACCAGCTGAGCGATGGCAACGGCGGAAACGGCGAGGCCGACATCGTCGTGCTCCTCGTGCACGAGGGGGCGGCGACGACCGGCAAGGCGTCGGCGCTCGACCCCGCGTCGCGATTCGGCGAGATCGTGCTCGGCGTGAACGACAACGTCGATGCCATCGTCTCGGGTCACACGCACCTCGCGTACAACCACGTGATCACCCGTGCGGACTCCCCGGAGTTCGACCACGCGGACATGCCGGTGATCTCGAGCGGCCAGTACGGCGAGCGGTTCTCGCGCATGGACATCACGTTCGACAAGAAGACCAAGTCCTTCACCATGAAGAACGAGATCTTCAACCTGATGGACGGCACGACGGCGCTGTACCCCGACGACGCGGCCGTGAAGCCGATCGTCGACGCAGCCGTG is a genomic window containing:
- a CDS encoding ExeM/NucH family extracellular endonuclease; this encodes MTPLAGQTVTVEGVVTADHRVDGSYRGFYIQTPGPDTTQGASDGIFVLVGAAATPSFAIGDLVRATGVAQESGSVTRVNASGAGASVEVVQAGFGPLAPTNLAATVLGSAREAFEGMLVRPTGTYRVVSSHNLQNFGELWTSAGSAMPVEAFEQQAPTTTAANNITAANNNARLILDDGWDVNTADARHPGGQPYFTKELVVRNGDGVTFPTGGGVLSFGFNNWRVQPPLPINDASAANLKPTFTAVNTRPGLTAPAVGGDVTVAAFNVLNYFTTLTSQNPEARGAATPEEFAIQKSKIIEAINGLDADVVALQEIENSVKLGEAPDEALADLVAGLNADAGSKVWDYVRTPAALHDAAITDFITNAIIYKPAVVKPSGEAQTIIDEAVWDIAREPIAQTFKYGKSFLTVVANHFKSKSGTDPSPQQGQDAFNDERVEQANDLLEFANTLSEGKKNAVYLVGDFNAYSKEDPVQVFAKAGWTDLAFAKARGQFTYTFDGELGSLDHVLASPAATDRVTGVGIWPINSPEWSQREYWGTAAEAGTPYRSSDHDPIVVGVGSPNASTKVDIDLVTVNDFHGRIEQAAPSGGIAALSSAVKEIRAANPNTIFAAAGDMIGASTFTSFIQQDVPTIQSLNAAGLDVSSVGNHEFDQGFADLTDRVMPMALWEYLGANIYEKDTTTPALPEYWIQEFEGVRIGFVGAVTDELPSLVSPGGIAEISVGDPTEAANRVADQLSDGNGGNGEADIVVLLVHEGAATTGKASALDPASRFGEIVLGVNDNVDAIVSGHTHLAYNHVITRADSPEFDHADMPVISSGQYGERFSRMDITFDKKTKSFTMKNEIFNLMDGTTALYPDDAAVKPIVDAAVAKANELGNVVLGTANADFGRAVASNPAGASSFPENRGGESTLGNLVADVQLWSLNSDQPRGVQIAFMNPGGLRADLASGEVTYREAADVQPFANTLVTMKLTGAKIKQVLEEQWQPAGASRPFLKLGINKEFTYTYNPGAPAGQHITEMFLNGVAIDPAATYVVGVNSFLATGGDNFLTLNTGTEKADSGKVDLESMVDYFEAFDTITPDLAQRAVGVVVQGGPTFAPGSQVTVNLSSLEFSRTETAAGTVAVTFGGATVGTGTVDRAYTPTVDEIGKATVTFTVPAGTSGPTRFGITTPVGTTSSFVINVG
- a CDS encoding EamA family transporter; this encodes MLTAVFSLAGALVFGAADFLGGLAAKRVSSILATAVASLTGFVLLLAALPLLGGTWTDDDLLWSVLSGVAGAVAISLLYACLAIGPMSILSPLTALVSAVVPMVWGLIVGGERFATLGYWALGLALVAVVLVGFVPERGAVRPSLRGILMAIGSGIAIGTFFITIDQTSEESGALPLLVNRVVNAAIMFSVLGVLALVGIARRRRSDMPHADRMPRPASVGAAVAPARSTTATGVQLAIACGAVDVVANGLLLVGIRAGDLSVAAVLGAMYPAGTILLAALVLKERIAPVQWAGLVLALTAAGMLAVA